The nucleotide sequence ATATGGTTGACCGTAGTTACCGCCAGATTGATaaccagcaccaccacctgAGAACGGGCCTGGACCACCAGGAGTAGGGCCTCCCATCGAGGCAGGGCTCATGTAGTTTGAGGGCGGCTCGACCATGGGCGAAGGGTAGCCCGAGTCACCGACAACGGCAGCTGTGGCACGGCTTGCACCACATCGCAGACAGCAGACGTTCTTGGCGAAGTTGTGGTATCCGCAAATTTCGTTGCCACACTTCCAGTCACCCGCACGGAAGGGAacgacgccgccaccgccacccaTACGACCACCTCCATGCATAGGCCCGTGGTGACCAACATGGTGCTGAGGCGGTGGCATCAGAGCCGGAGGGCcatagccgccgccgccaccacctcctccaTATCCGTAACCCATGTCACCACCTGCAGGTCCATTGTTACCGGCCGGGTACGAGCACCGGAAGCAAGCCGTCCGCCGTTGGAAGTTAGAGAAGCCGCAGGACGGGCAAGTCCAGTCGCCAGGACGCGGCCGGTTCTTACTGGGTGGGAAGGGTGTGAGAATCTCTGCCGCGCGGTCAAGTACACGGCTGGATGAGGGTGACACCTCAATGGCCTTTTCGTTCAGAGCTCTACCATTCATGCAGAGGCTTTCAGCGGCCTGTATGACAGTTCATGTTAGTTTCATCCAGACTATACGTTGTAGGCAAATGGCCGACTGTAGATCGACAGAGCTTCCAAAACATACTTCTTCGTGCGAGGAGAAAACGGCGAATCCCGTGCCAGTAGGCTTGTGTTGTTCTGGGGTTCGCAGTGTCCAGAAAGCAATGGGACGTCCACCAAATTGGGTGAACCAGCTCTCCAATTCCGACTGGGTGGTGTCGTGAGGAAGTCCTGACATGTGCAGAACCTTACTTCGCTCCGAAAGAAATGCGCGGACGTCAGCGCGAGCATCGAGAGGCCTCGTCAAAACATCCGGGTGATCCTGCAAAGGTTGCGATTTCCTGATCAGGCCACGCAGCACGCGGGCGAGTGTGATGGCCTCATCCATAGCGCGCCTCGGCGAGGCCGGAGCCAACGCCTGGAGATGAAAGGGCAGGTTGTGTTTTATGGGGGCGCTCGACTGCACCGCCTCTACTTCCAACGCGGCACATATGTTGGTCAAGGTGCTCGTGGCGAATGTCAACGCCTCGGGGTGGTGCTGAAGCCATCGTTGGTATTCGGTTCGCAGGTCGAAAGTACGGGAGTGTTGCAAATACGGTGGCAGGACCACAGACTTGTCTCGTGCTTCCCTGGGGAGCTGCACACGGAGATCCCAAGCCTCAAATGTGACAAAAACGAAATCGAGGTTCTGCGACGTCAGGTGCTCCGAGGCAAACGCGTCGAAACGATTAATTGCGTCGCGGAAAGTGCCTGCGTTACGCACATGTTCCCAAGTCAAAGTCGTCAGGCTAGCTATATGCATGAACAAAGTTAATTGTCAGTAAAGCCGAATCGCAGTGACGTGATGCATGTCCCGCTCTCTCCTTCAATGAATGTACCACAATAGCCATGGTGTCCCGGAGAGCTCTGTGGTGAGATGGAGAGCGCGCCAAAGCGTTGATTAACTTACTGCAAAGAGGGGTTATCGGTGTGTTGACAGGCTTGACGAGAACACTCTCGTGGTGTAGCTGTGAAACTCCCTGTCAGATACTAGCCCTGCAAACTATAGTTGTGAAGAAACCTCGTCTCACCTCCTCAAGAGTCTTGGCGTCCAAAAGAATCCAACCAAGCTCTATAACCTCGGCCGAATCCTTTGTCACGTAGACTCCGTGCTCGTCGCAAGTAGTGGCGGCGTGAAGGACCACGTAGCGGTCCACCGAGAGAGGCGTCTGCATGCCTTGCGGGTTTGCCATTATGGCCGGCCGGAGCAATCGATACCGAGTGGGCAGGTCCGGTGTTCTTGTTCAAGGTCGCTCGAGACTGTCATTCGTGGTGATTTTGACGTTAACTCCAAAATCCCCCAACCCCCTTGTGGTCTTTTATGTCGTTGCAGGTACGGCGCGGCTCGGTAAAGTAGCCCAGCAAAGCTGGTGAagcgcaaaagaaaaaaagagaaacctgaggcggaaaaaaagggaccaaaaaaaaagttgagtAAATGACTGACTGTACGCAGGCCTCTTTCTGCTGATTTAAACAAGGTCCGGTCGGGTGACTAAATAAAAGCGTCCAAACACCAAGCAATGCCAATGCGCAAGGCTAAGGGAGGTTATGGAAATTGACCAAAACGACAACGTTGGCAGGACGAAGCTCCAAAAGCTGGGTTTGCAGCAGGGCCAGTCGGAAGTCGGGAATTTCAGGCTTGGAACGTCAAGCAAATGAATGAACAGTAGGGACCCAGAAATGCGTGGCAGGCAAGCAGCGCCTTCAATCGAGTGGCCTCGAATTTCTTCTTCCAAACGAAAAGGACAAAACTAGCACAGCGCGCGCACACACACAACGCACACGCACGCAACGCAACCCTTCGCCAACGACTCTGAGAATTAGGTGCTAATGCAAGAAAAACGAGATGGGGCCAGAGAGAGGCGTTGGGGGGTGAGGTGGCAAGCGGAGGATGGCGACACAATAGTCGAGTCGAGTAGAAAAAGGAGCGTTGGGAAAAGGCAGAcaaggcaaagaaaaaaaaagccggccGTGGTCGTGTTTCTTTCTGTTGCAATGCTAGACGTGGTGCGTGGGGACAGGGACCGCGCGGAAAACGGGTCGGGTTCAACGGACCACACCTTCCCTAGAGCACACTCTTCTTGGGCTGTCAATAACCAGGGCAGGTCAAGTTAGATTTGGGTGTGCTAGCTAGCATCCATGGGAGATGTTATGGGGTGGAGGAACTGGAGGTTGGTCTTGGCTTCAGCCAATTGCACACAACGTTGATGTTGCGTTGCGAGGAGCTTCTTGGGGGTTCGGGTCGCGGGCAAGAAGCCGAACAGTGGACGGGGAGGTGAGCCGGCACAGTACAGTATGGACTGAACAAGGAAAGAGCCAGAGGGAGCCCTGTCCTGCAGTGACATTCATGCCTGCCTAGCCCACCTATCATTCTATTATTCCGTGCACCTTACGAATACCTGGCTACATTCACATACTGTACAGTGCTACTCGACTTTGCTAGCAACTCGCCGGTGCTGACCTGCCTGCTATTTTTTGTTTGGTAGTCTGTCGATAGCACGCACGTAGCAAAGAAcgttgaaaaaagaaaagaaaaaaaaaccccctgATGGCCTCCAGCTTGTCACGCGAGTGGACATCCGGCCCATGAATGCCAGGGCAGGGCCCCTCCCAACCGCCTGCGCCGTCGCATTTGGCCCATTCAACACTGCTGGGCTAAATTTCCGGCGGCTCGGCAACAGCTCTCTGCAATTTACAGCGTAGCCCCTTGCGGGCCCTGGCGGTCTTCTCGAAGATGGGATGGAAGCCAGGGTGGTAGATGGTTAACTGCTGGGTGGAGGAAGATCAACGTGCAACAGTAACCTGCTCTAAATTATGGCACGGGATTTGCGCTGGCTAGTGCGCCTTCCTGCTTCGCGTACGGACACGTGTGGATCTGGATAGctctacagtacagtacagccTGTGCCTGGACGATAAATAAGGGGAATCTCTTTCACTGCAGTCCTTGAACAACAAAGGTTGATCTTTTAGCGTCCTTCAGTCCAAAACAAATTGCGAATTCGGTCAAACTGATGGGCGGAGGACAGCCACCAACAGCCATTGTTACCCTGCTCAACCTAAAATCTTCTGAGGGCATAATCATGATGACGAAACCGCCGACTGACTGAGCAGAAAGCACCATCATGTGAAGTGTGgagtgaagaagaagaagaagcaaccGACGCCACAAACGAGCTCAAATTCAACAATACTGAAGCATACCTACATTAGGTACGGTTAGTATGTTCACAGATATGTCACAATGCACACCTGATGATCGGCAATTAAAACGACTCGACTCCGGGATCAACAGTAAATACAGGGCGCACAAAGGACCGTGCAATGACACTGACATCTTCGCGTGGAATATGTTGGATGTTACCCTGTTCGCATGGTCACCTCGGCGAGGACATGCGGTGTGAGGTTGCTTTCAATCAACATAAAGGCCAATGCCAAATATCTTGGGTGCCTCCTTTCTTTTCCCTATCTTGGAAGACGTCGCGGCGAGGGCGTTCGATCTCAATTTACTTTTGCGAGTCCCAGCATGTTGATGCTCCAGTTTTTTTGCACTTAAACCTGCATTGACTGCCGATTGAATAGCAAACGCTGGTAGCCGCCAGGTCCTACGTCACAGAAGACGAGATGAGGGAGAGCTCTGGTGCCAGTACTTCGTATTATTCATGAGCCAAATATAGCCTCATAAGGTGCAAGGGTCTCTAATTTCGCAACGTCTGACAGAACTAACCTAACCAGCAGAAATACAAAAGTCGGGTGTGTCCATGCGCCCACTAACATTATGGCCGTATACGTTATTCGACAGAAAGTGTAAGAATATCATCATCCTAGACAGCTATGATTCGCCCGCCCTTACTCCGTACACAGTCCGTCGCTAACATCTACCGAATTTCTTCTCAGGTGAAGAATACGGCTAACAGCATGAATCATGATGCCGCAATACAGACCGCCTCCTAGCATTACAGACCAGCTTAACCGTCAGAGATGATCACAGTGGAAATAATGGTGATTGTCAATCTCAACATTATACGTAACCGTCTGATCGTATCCCTGCCACCCCAGCCCCTAGCCCTGAGTCTAGTTAGCTCAGGGGAACAGTTACAGGACCCGTCCCAACTTCAAAGGGCTTTTGTTTCCCTATTTCAGTCACCCAACCGGTCTAATATAGACTGGCGAGCAAACAGTGCTTTTCGTCGAACGGGTAACGGTAGGATCCCGGAGATGACTGCTACTTCGTACGTTCCcaagttaaaaaaaaaaaaaaaaaaaacacttaACCACAACACAGCCCAGCGCGAAGCTGACGACCCTAGCACGGCTTATCCGCTCTGCCAATCAGTCTTTTTCAGATCTTGATGCACAACGCTACCCACCTACTCGAGAAGAAACACACGAGAAGGCCAACCTTGAAGCTGGTTGGCTATGATGAGTTCGCAGGTTTCGGTTGCTAAACCGTAATGCCACGATGTGTACAACTTGAACAGGGTTGGATTACAGTAGACATGGCGGTTTTATAAGGTCTTGGTTCGAGGTGTTCCTACACCAGGTCGGCAAAATAACTCACTTCTACGCAAAATACCTTGGGAACCATGTCTGATCCTCAATGACATCTTGATGCGAAATTTTTTTCATGCTTGATATCACTGATTGCAGACAAGGGAAGTGACGTTTGGTTTAGCCATTCTGCTCAACGTCTATTCTAGTTGGCACATACTGATATGCTTGCACTTGCCTACCCTGTACTAAGTTGAAGCCTAGAGTCACGTGTGATACTACAATCATTATCACCTTACGGATGAGGCCCCGGCCAGCCAGCGCATAGTCTTGGTGACGTAGTCCACCTGATCTGATGTTGTAAACGCGTCACAATTGTCTGAGTCAAAAAGGAGGCATACGAGAGCTTATTTGCTTAGTGTGTAGTCACAACTTAGAATAAGGTAGTCGTCCATTTCTTTCGCAGCACGGTTCTGTCAAAACAGTTCTTACTTGCTTTGTTCTACTTTCGCGAAAAAGACAGACGAAAATACGACAGAGTCGCGTCCACAAAAACATCACGAAAAGCAAAACAATACAATACATCTCTGTACAACCAATAGCCAAAATGGGTGCCGCTTCAGCGATCTTGATGGTGATTATCACCATCATCTGTAAGCCTCTTACTACATCGCTCTTGGACTGCAGTATCTACTGTACAGTATATTAGTGCAGCTTGGCTGCCAAGAAATAACTGACCTTGGCTTTGCAAATCAACAGTCCCACCTCTCGGAGTCTGGATGGTAGCCGGCTGCGGCGCCGACCTTCTTGTCAACATCTGCCTGACGATCCTAGGGTATGCCTTTTCTTCATCTTTTCCCTCCGCCATCTCACCTAGAACGGGCCCATCTTCCCGTGGCTGCTTGGGACGAGTTTTGCTGATTCGATCTCCGCGGTGTGGAAAAACTCGCCAGGTACATCCCCGGTCACCTGCACGCGTTCTATCTCGAGTACGTCTACTACGATCGCCGTGAGCAGGCGAGGGAGGGCCGCTTCCATTCTGGTCGCGCGCCAGGCATCTACAGCGAGAATGTGCAGTCGGGCGGCGGTGGTTACGGAACCATTGTCGAGCCTACTCGTTGAAATGGGGCCATGCGGCGGCAAGACGAAGTGTAGGTCGTGGCCGGGGCAGTGATGCTATAGGGCTTTCAAATCATGGTACGGATTTCTGGGCCAAACGGAAACTACAATGGATAAAGATCACGGCGTTGTTTGGCACAGAATTTATAACTGTTGGGCACTGCTTGATTAGGAACTGCACGGTTTGGATTTGTTGGTCCTTGGCGATGGAGACTAATCTTAGTTTGAGCCTTCCATGATATTTACAGTTCACCAATAGGACAATTGACTTTAATGCGGGCGCAGTCTCTCGTCTTACGTACTTGCCtagagaaaatagcaacTGTCATTTTGCTGAATGCATGATTGTCAGGTGGACGAGGGCAGGAAAACCACTATACGGTAAGTAAACAAAGACAGAGCCCTGTTGTTTTTTAAGTGATCGTCCAAAAGACTCCCTTTTCTCGATCCAGGGTCCGCCCTGCTCAAGGTTGTGCTGGCTCTTTCCGTAATTGTGTTGGCAGATCTGATCAAGGATCCGGGGTTCATGGAGTGAGAATCGAATTCATATCAATACGTCTAGATGTGTATGAATTCGGTCTAATTCTATCTTggttacatacctacctacctagctaaaTACTCAATCATGCTAAGCTAGCCTTTTTCAAAATGTTTTAATTCCACATATTAGATGGGGAAGACCTGTTGCTGCCAGTCGGGCTTTCAATTGAGATCCCGGTGAAGACCCAGAGAAGAGTGGGACGGAGGCAGCGGGCCAACAACAAAAGGCCCCCAAGCACCAACGGATTGGTACATATGCAGGGGCGACGGTGATGCAAGAGCAGAACTGCCTAGGGAGTACCTAGGTTCGGAATATGTAAGTACACGTCAACAAACGTATCCCCGCTCTTGGGTGTGAAGTCAAAGTGGTAAAGATCACAGATTGTCAGAGAGCAAGAGATTAGGCGGGATGTGCATCACAGAAAGGAGCTTCGGCGTACGCCGTAGCTGTGTGGTGGTGGAGCGGAGCTGCTGCTCTCAATACCACGAAACAAATGAATATTTTCCGGTGCCGGCCCCCGGGCCACGCATGCATGCATCATTTTCATAAATCGCCAATAGTACCTAGGTCGactggtttttgttttgttttgtttgttttattttatacgtGTGGTGCCTCTACTCATACGACGCACTGGGTATGAAACTGGAGCGATGGAGGATGGCAAGATGGAAGGAGCTGGGCGAAAAAGCAAGCGGCCGCCCTGGTCGACCCTTAGAAGGGCGGCCACGACTTCGTGCAGCTCGCATTGCCCCGCGCTAGCCAATGATATGTAGGGGTTGCCACGCGAAGGTCAGTCAGAAAGCTACTCCAAGTTAAGTTTCTGGCAGCGAGACGCCAATGAGCAGAGCTCCCCCATTTCAAACATCGTCTGCGGACAATGTGATCAACGGTCCCCTTCGGCTGTGTTCGAGATTCCAATTTTTCGCATCCGTCGACTTGATTCATTGTTACCTCCATCTCAAACCTATTTCTTGTTAAACGAGTTTCTCCAAATCCCCGGGGGAAAAAGTTACACCCCACCCTCCACCTGTTCATGTCTACCGTACATCTATCCGCACCTAATCATCTTACTCCCTCTCGCAATAGCAAACCTAACCAACCTAACCTAAGAATCAATATCCACCCAAGAAGCTTGTTGGTTTCCAGGTTCCCTTCCCCCACATTGATGAATTGAACAACGCAGAGCCCGGGTTGCATCGCATTACATCGCATCGCAGCGTGTTTTCCCACATTTTCTTTGGTCCATTATATTTATTTGTTCATTTATCCTCTCGCATCTCTCCGCCCAGCTCGGAACGGTAGTAAAAAGAGGGGACCGATGCACCGAGAAATGTCTCTCCGGGACGAACAACCCACGGATTAGAGTGAACCATGTCTCTCATCCCCATGCAggcaggagcagcagccgccctGAGTCTCAGATTGCTATCGACAAGGTCCAATACTCAATTCCATCCTTCTTACTGGTGAATCCCCTGCTTCGAGAGGATACCGCTTCAAGTCAAGGCGCGCGCGACTTTTCTCACCGAGCTGGTCTTCCTTCTGTCCCGTGCATAGTGCAACCGCACCCGCAGGCACGCATATCGCCTCCTCGCTTACGTTGCTGGCTTCCTCTTGTTCTCGGActagttttttttctctgtatGTTGCCGCCGCTGTCATGCAGAGTATAAGTACGTGGCCCCACGCTCGCGGCCCAGACGGATGTTCCCATAAGCCCACCGGCCCTGCGAGCATGGGAagccccagcagcagcggcttgGTCAATGGTAACGGCACCACCAACGGTCATGCTCCTCGTGGCccttcttcgtcttcgcACGCCCGTTCCTTTGTCTCAACCAGAGGACCCCCATCGGCTTCAGCCTCGGTGCACCACACCGCTGGCCTCGTCTTCCGTGGTCCACTTCCCAGACAGtatcagcaacaacagcactcGTCCGCCCTAACATCCTCCGCGTCCGGGTTGCGACGGGCCACGCCTACTTCGTCGTCCCCATTCTCCCTCTTCTTTGGAGCTGCAGCGACGAGGTCATCGTCGACCTTGAAAGCAGAGGTCAAGCCAACACCGCTCGACGGCGGCACCGCCGCGCTTAGGGAACTCAATACCAGTTACCCTTCTAACGTCTATCGGCACCGACTTACAAAGTCTGCCGGCGCCCAGAGCACAACGTACTCACAGCCTGTCATTGTGCGCACCTATAGTGGCCCTATCCAGAGGGATTACTACCGCGGGTCGAGGAGCGGCAGCCGGCCGTACACGGTCCGCACGCCactaccaccgccgccgccaccccaGACTAACGGAtctgctgtccacacaactGCCAACGGTAACGGCCACAGTGAAAGTACTGGGAACCGGAATGGCGTAGTGGACGGCCTCTGGACTTCCAAACCACCTAACATGCCGCGccacccaccaccaccgcctccCAGTAAGCGCCGCTTCCCTCTTGCCTTACCATGGCAGTGGGGCGGAAGCAGCGACGAACAGGGTACGACATCTCAGGCCGGCGGTAGCAACAGCGAGCCGCCCAAGTACCCTCCGCCCGAAGCCTTCACCATGAAGGGCATCATACAATCTCAACGTGCACAGCGACATAACGAGTTGGATAAGTCGCTGGACCAGATTGCAGAGCTTTACGCTCGCAGCAGATATAGCTTGGCCAACCAGTACGAGGTTCATGTAACGCCACATGGGTCCGGTACCGACTTTGTTAGTGGTGCCAGTGCTCCAGGTAGGAGGGGAACAGGTGGTCCGCCTTCCAGccgtggtggcggtggcaaTAGACGCCCGCATCAGCTCGTTGGTCCGACGCTTCAGGCCAGCTGGTCTGGTGATGAAGGGGATGAGTCCTCTGCAGTTGGAGGTGGCATAGCATCGTCCTCTTCATCAGCAGCTGTCCCGCCGAGGCCACataggaaaagaagaagcggaGTTGCCGCCGGCAAGAGGAAGAGCGCCGCATACGGTACGCTCGAGACAATCATGTCTAGCAGCCGCTCGAACTCAtccgaagaaaaagagaagcagaagaagaaATCAGCCAATGAGCTGACCGAGGATGTGCGAGGTCGGGCAGAGCGGTCAGTTGGCCATCGCCATACGAAATCGGAACCTGTGAAGGGTAGGGAAAGGGACGGCGCTGGATCTACAGGAACAGCACAAACACGTTACACAGCCAAGGGCAGAAAAAGGGCCGAGCAAGATGCCGGAGCTTCACAGCGCAACAGAGCATCGACATCCTTCGTGCACGCCATTATCACGGCTGACTCACCGCGCAACTCTGCTTCGGCGCTGGTAAGCGAGCCGGCTTTGCCACAGACTACCACCTACGCGGTCTCTGATGCTACTGCTGCGCATGAGGGCGCAGTAATTACTGGCGAGAACCAGACGGATGAGGCTTCCGCGACCGGCGGTTCGATGGGATCGCATGGGTGGCTGCCATGGCGTGGGCCTGCCACTTCAGAGTCGCAAGCTAGTCGGGCCAGAGATGGCTTGCGGGACCTATTGAAAGGTGCTTATAGTGTTAACAGCCGGCCCGTCAAGGTTAAGGGGCCCAGCCGAGAAGGCTAAAATATCTTCATGCCGGATATGTATGGCACGGCCTGCAGTACGAAGGCCACGCAACAAGCCGATCAGCAGGTCGGTATGGagtctgagcttgacgctgaACAAACTTACCGGAACCAGGCTCACTTCTACGTCGGAAACGATATTGGTATTGGGCGGAACCCAGCACGCCTATACCTGTCGTCTCCAGCATTTACCCCTTGATGGTAAGCTAAAATTAGTGTTGCGGCAACGAATAATAAGGCCTTTTTGATTATGGGCATATCCAGGCTTGAGATCTATCACGGTGTCTGGGTTTGATTGTACAAAGCCTTCGGTTTGTTTAGTTCATTTTGTACGCATATTTCGGCCATGGCTAGGTTCTGTGACAGACCTACAGGATGCGATGGGAAACGTTGATGAGGCAACGATAACGACGGGGAGCAGCCCCAGAACTTGTTTACATGATATAtgagaaggaaagaaaaaaaaagcatcatTCAGGGGCGGCTTTCTCGACTAAGGTTGGACAAATTGCTTTTGGCAGCAAGTCGAAATCTCAAAACACAAGGGTTAGGGGTCCACTGTGGTTCCTCCCCGCCTGACGTGATTTATCATCAATCATCGACTATCCACGAACAATTTTTGAGATAATCACAGCCCGTTTGCACTACTACTATCTGCGCGTGAGGCTATATGGTCCTGTTGACTAGGTATATCGGAAGAACTGGTATACCGGCATTCGAGGAAGGCGCTGTTTTGATCAATCCAACTGCTTCTCCAGGTTGGAAATTTGCAGTCATCGCCTTTTTGAGTCACAAATCCGCTTTACCGCGAAAAATGGTATTTGTGTCTTCTTTCTCAGATGAGATTCGGTTGAAGCCTCAAAACTTACAAATACTCAACAGGTCCACGCCGACGCCTCCAACTTTGGGGCCAATGTGACCAAGGAAGAGGCATACAAGCAAGTTCTCGAACAGGCAGAAGGGCTTTTTGATGGCCAACGCAACTGGGTAAAACAAGAGCCAcgatgacaaaaaaaaaaaaaaaaaaaaaaaaaaaaaaaaaaaaaaaaagatagaaTAATGACCTTGCATTATATCAAAACTAGCACTAACAAAATCACCTACCAAAACGGAAAAAAGGTCTGCAACCTCGCCAACACGGCATCCCTCCTCTGGCACGCATACCACTCGCTCCCCTCGCCCAGCTCCGCCGTCAACTGGGCGGGCTTCTACACGCTGGACCCGTCATCGGCGACCCGGCAGCAGCTGATCCTGGGCCCGTTCCAGGGCAAGGTGGCGTGCCAGACGATCGCGTTTGGCCGCGGCGTGTGCGGTGCCGCGGCCGCGCAGAAGCAGACGCAGCTCGTGGCCGACGTCGACAAGTTCCCCGGCCACATCGCCTGCGACGCCGACAGCAGGAGCGAGGTTGTCGTGCCCGTGCTGGATTCCGAGGGACAGCTGAGGGCTATTATTGATGTTGATTGTGCACTCCCGGACGGGTTTGACGAGGTGGATAGGGTGTGGCTTgagagcttggctgcattgGTTGGGAGGAGCTGCGATTGGTGATTTACTTTTCTCTCGTTCTTTTTCATTCTCTATTGTCTTCCATTTTTACCTGTTTTTCAACTATAAACTTACAGTGTGTTCAACCACTCGGGCTTCTTTTGTTCCATAAAAAAGAATTAGGGGACCAGGATATGGATGGGGGATATTCGGGTATTCCGCGTTAGATGGCTCCTTGGGGGATCAAATTTTATATCAAATCAAAACGGGGTCCAGGGATTTGACGACGATAAAGTAGGACATACGTATTGCCAAAACCACATTGATTGTTTCGGGAAAGAAATTGACACAAGGATCAAAATCTCATCTTTGGACTATTTCTGTGGTGGGACTATCTCTTTACAAGGAACATCCTATCGTACAAGAAATTCAATCTACACCCAGATACCGGGAAAGCCGTAGGAAACGCCAAGACTTGCATTGCCTCTGAAAAAGTTGTTTACTCAGCCCACCCATCCTCTTCAAATATAGATCGAGTATCAAAACTATCCTTAGATTTGTTGCAGCATATTACTGGCATACTCCTTGACTGTTATGGGGAGTGTtgattaaatcttgacagtaAACTAGTTACCGATCGTCATACGAAGGGCAATGCAATCAAATAAAGATTAGAAAATCTACTATTATGTAACAAGCTCACTCGGGCTCCAAAAGAAGCAGCAAAAGAAATCATAAGACAAGGAAGCCATTGCGCCAAAGGTCTTGTGGTcatgagaaaagaaaaaaaaaagttaatGGGTGGTCTCTTCATCTCTCCCTTGTATCTGGGGAAGCTCGAGGAGGAGGGCGATGCAAGGATGCTGATCCAATGCTGCCGACGAAAGATTGTAACTTTATACACAGCACAAACCACAACGGTGAAGGGTCCACTCCGTTCAGCTCTTGAAGCCGCTCGACTCGAGGTCTTGTTTGTCCCTCTGAACCCCTCCCAATAcagtgacaaaagaaaaaaaaaacttattTAATGCAACGCTTCATCCAAAAACGCTTACAAAAGGTTGCTGAAGACGGTCAAAGCAACAAACGAGCCCGCAATCAGGAACGAGACCTTGTTGGACTCGCCAGCGCTCTTGTTGCTGCCCTGGTTGCTAGCCGAGGCACCAGTACCATCGGCACGGCCACCAGATCCAGAACCGCTCTCAGCATCCTCAATCTTGGCGGGACCAGAGTTCTGCGAGCCGGGGCCGTTCAGACCAGGGCCCTTGCCTGAGCCGTCCTTGAGGTACTTCTTGGCGTCCTCGGGCATCTTGGGCAGCTTGTCGGTTCCGATAAGCCAGTGCTCGTCCTCCTTGGGGCATTCGCTCTTGCGATCCTCAGAGCGAGCACCAGCCATGTCGGTAGGGGCGGGGTAGTCCTTGAAGGCCTTCACGAGGGGTTCGAACTCAGACAGCTCCTCAACTTTGTCGCCATCGATCTTGACAATGCCGTAGTTGTTCTCCTCCTCAGTGTACTCGTAAACCAGACCACCAGACCAGGTGGCGAGGATCTCCTTGTCAGTCATGAGAGCCTTGATCTCACCCCAGTTGCGCTCGTTCAGGTTGCAGCCGAACTCGGACAAGAAGATGGGAACACCGTAGTCGCTGAAGTTACGGGCCTTGACATCCCAGCCGGCGGTCTTGGGGTCAGTGGAGCAGAAGGAGTAGTCGTTCTAAAATATGTTAGCCTCGTCGCGCTGATGAACATTATCGAGGGCAACTTACGAAAGCAAAGAAGTCAGAACGGGCGTCGTCGGTGCCGCAGTTGAAGTACTCGGCGGTCTGCTTGCGGTTCTGGGAGACATCAGCGGCGGAGTAGCCGATGGGGACCTGGCGCAGCTTGCGCTCGGCCATGAAGCTCTTCATGTCACGAGTAGCAGCCTTGACGTAGCGGGCGGCCAGGGT is from Pyricularia oryzae 70-15 chromosome 2, whole genome shotgun sequence and encodes:
- a CDS encoding asparagine-rich protein encodes the protein MANPQGMQTPLSVDRYVVLHAATTCDEHGVYVTKDSAEVIELGWILLDAKTLEELHHESVLVKPVNTPITPLCTSLTTLTWEHVRNAGTFRDAINRFDAFASEHLTSQNLDFVFVTFEAWDLRVQLPREARDKSVVLPPYLQHSRTFDLRTEYQRWLQHHPEALTFATSTLTNICAALEVEAVQSSAPIKHNLPFHLQALAPASPRRAMDEAITLARVLRGLIRKSQPLQDHPDVLTRPLDARADVRAFLSERSKVLHMSGLPHDTTQSELESWFTQFGGRPIAFWTLRTPEQHKPTGTGFAVFSSHEEAAESLCMNGRALNEKAIEVSPSSSRVLDRAAEILTPFPPSKNRPRPGDWTCPSCGFSNFQRRTACFRCSYPAGNNGPAGGDMGYGYGGGGGGGGYGPPALMPPPQHHVGHHGPMHGGGRMGGGGGVVPFRAGDWKCGNEICGYHNFAKNVCCLRCGASRATAAVVGDSGYPSPMVEPPSNYMSPASMGGPTPGGPGPFSGGGAGYQSGGNYGQPYGGPPSTYALPSGLAGGGAPYPSLNTHFTPAPGIHSAGPFDSRAAEAAFQSASNGPASAGPGPSSFYGHNENDPFAFLSSGMGSLSVNANDSRQNGSGAPPSKSPA
- a CDS encoding 1,3-beta-glucanosyltransferase gel1, whose translation is MKSAIFASVLGAAALVQASPQPLQKRALTPITVKGNAFMQGDKRFFVRGIAWQPGASAGNKDPLADKKICMRDLEKFKKLGVNTVRVYSTDNSLDHKECMNAFAEAGIYLVLDVNNPKYSINREKPTPSYNAEYLHSVFATVEEFAQYDNTMAFFSGNEVVHDEKESTLAARYVKAATRDMKSFMAERKLRQVPIGYSAADVSQNRKQTAEYFNCGTDDARSDFFAFNDYSFCSTDPKTAGWDVKARNFSDYGVPIFLSEFGCNLNERNWGEIKALMTDKEILATWSGGLVYEYTEEENNYGIVKIDGDKVEELSEFEPLVKAFKDYPAPTDMAGARSEDRKSECPKEDEHWLIGTDKLPKMPEDAKKYLKDGSGKGPGLNGPGSQNSGPAKIEDAESGSGSGGRADGTGASASNQGSNKSAGESNKVSFLIAGSFVALTVFSNLL